Proteins encoded together in one Desulfosporosinus meridiei DSM 13257 window:
- a CDS encoding glycine betaine ABC transporter substrate-binding protein, whose amino-acid sequence MKKRSLFLVAALSLTLALGGVFGCGAKAPATGSAPENTKKEGPTIKISSKTFTEAALLGTMSLQYLEGLGYPVENKMGLGELAVIRPALTSGQIDLYWEYTGTGVMNLMEHEPVFDAAESYKLIKEWDAKNGIAWLEYAPLNDTYGIVVRPEIAEKYKLKTVSDYVAQVKKGESLKFVGFPEWEGRADGLPSFEKVYDFKMPKGDFVNVAMGLNYDTLKAQKGDLALAFTTEPRIITDKLVMLEDDKSAFPVYNAAPVVRQEIVDKYPTLAADLKKLSALLDTKTITELNMQADVDKKSIEEVSSTFLKSKGLLK is encoded by the coding sequence ATGAAGAAACGATCATTATTTCTCGTTGCAGCTTTGTCCCTTACATTAGCTTTAGGAGGAGTATTTGGCTGCGGAGCTAAGGCACCTGCCACGGGATCTGCTCCGGAAAACACAAAAAAAGAGGGGCCGACCATTAAGATTTCGTCTAAGACTTTTACTGAAGCAGCACTTTTGGGGACTATGAGTCTTCAATATTTGGAAGGATTAGGGTACCCGGTTGAAAACAAAATGGGTTTAGGTGAATTGGCTGTAATCAGGCCTGCTTTAACCTCAGGACAAATCGACCTTTATTGGGAATACACCGGTACCGGGGTTATGAATTTAATGGAACATGAGCCGGTGTTTGATGCTGCTGAAAGCTATAAATTGATTAAAGAATGGGATGCTAAGAACGGCATTGCTTGGCTGGAATATGCACCCCTCAATGATACTTATGGAATCGTAGTTCGTCCGGAGATTGCCGAAAAATATAAGCTTAAAACTGTTTCTGACTATGTAGCCCAAGTGAAGAAGGGTGAAAGCTTAAAATTTGTTGGTTTCCCGGAGTGGGAAGGAAGAGCGGATGGTCTGCCTTCTTTTGAAAAAGTCTATGATTTTAAAATGCCTAAAGGGGATTTTGTTAACGTTGCTATGGGCTTAAACTATGATACTCTTAAAGCTCAAAAGGGTGATTTGGCGCTGGCCTTTACCACCGAGCCGAGAATTATTACAGATAAGCTTGTAATGCTGGAAGATGATAAAAGTGCCTTCCCTGTTTACAATGCTGCCCCTGTCGTTCGTCAAGAGATTGTCGATAAGTACCCAACTTTGGCTGCTGATCTCAAGAAATTAAGCGCTTTGCTGGACACTAAGACAATTACTGAATTAAACATGCAGGCCGATGTTGACAAGAAGTCTA